CCCACTTCGTGTCCATTCAGGCGGGCCGCCACGATGCGACTGGCCGGGCCTGGTTCCAGCTCGTCGATCCCGACCCCCACCTGGCCAACCAGGTGCAGTGGGTCTCGTACGACGACCTCGTGAAGCGGATCACGTGGAGGCACGCATGGCAACTCTCACCGCGTTGATGCCGACGCTCGGGTTGGCTCCGCCATCGGCAGCGTCTGGCTCCGGGAGAGGCCACACATGACCCGCACCGACTACGTGTACTACGAGCTCTCGGGCGCCGTGCTCGACGAGATCGGCCTCCCGCACCTGCCGTTCCCGGTGAGGCCGCACGAAGCGTGGCGCATCTTCCAGGGCAGGCACGTCGAGTTCCCGCTGCTGCTCGACGAGCTCGACCGGTTCATCGACGACGACCCCGAAGCCGGCGAACCGTATCGCACGACGCTCGCCGTGCTCTCGTACGTGCTCGCCATCCGGGCGGGATCCTCTGGTGATATCGAGGAAGCGAATCGGCTGTTCGCACTCGGGCTGAAGCATCGGCCCGAACACGTGTCGCTTCGGATCCACCACGCGTTCAGCCTGCAGCTGCTCGGCCGGTACGACGAGGCAACGGCCGAGTACGAGGCGCTGCTCGCCGAGCCCCGGACGCGCGACGATCCCATCATCCGCCTGCTTGCGGCTCGTGCCCTGGGCGATTCAGGCGACGCCGATGCCGCCTGCCGCCTGCTGCTCGACGGCCCTGCGGCGCTCGTCGGCGACCCGGTCTTCCGCCGCCTGGTCTCGGGGTACGCGGAACAGGCCGGGTGGCCGCCACTCGAGTGGATCGCCAGCGGTGGTGTGGCGGGAGCCCACACCGAGAGAGCCAGTCCGGACGGCGGCGCGGCGTTTGCCGTGGGCGGCGCCGATATCGCCACGCCGGCCGGGCGGTTCTGCCGGCAGTGCGGGAAGCCCCTACGAGCGGGCCTCTCGTTCTGCACGGCGTGCGGGCACGAGGCCGGCACGTGATCGTTCGACGTCGCGACGAGAGTCGTCCCGCGAGGACGAGCGAGCATCGCGTCTGCGACGCCTGCCAGACACCGGCCCTCGACGAAGACCAGTTCTGCGGGCGGTGTGGACGTCGCCTGCCCACGAAGCGGGACGCGCCTCCCAAGGCCGCGCCCACGAGCCAAGCGTGTGCCTCGTGCGGAGCGCCGGCGCAACCGGACGACCGGTACTGTGGCGCCTGTGGCGCGACGTTGACCGCGTCGACCCAGAGGTCGCGACCGCGCCGTCCTCGTCGCGGGGCCAGCCGTCGTCTGGCACCGGCGGCCAAACGAACGCCCGTCGGCCCGGCCGGCGACGACGAACGGGCGCACTCCGTCGCGCCTGAGATGCCCGAGCCGCCGAGCCGGAGCACGACGGCTCTGAGCCTCGCGGGCGTCGTCGTCGTGCTCGTCGGGCTGGTGGCTGCGCGCGGGTGCGGCCAGCTGCTCGGCGACTGGCTGTTCTGAACGCCGGCCGCCGTGCGATCTGGCGCGCCGAACGCTCATCGACCTTCGGCGTATGGCTGGGCCACGACAGGCGTCGTGGCGTCCGCCGTACGCCTACAATCGTGGGATGAGCCGCTCTGCCCTTCTCTCCGGCGCCTGGCTGGCTTCGCTCTGCGTCGTGGCGCTCAGTGTCCCGCCCGCTGCTGGCCCGTCTGGCGCCGGACCCGCGTCACCGCCGGCCGCGATCGAGCCACCGCGTGACACGATCGCCGTCCTGCGGGGCCAAGCCATCGAGCTCGTCCATCCGCACGAGCCGGAACTCGTCGCGATCGAGGCGAACTGGAACCGGCGCGGCATTCCGTTCGTGCGCCAGGGCGAGCGGTGGTTCACCGTGCTCGGCGTCGATCTCGACGCGAAGCCGGGCAAGCACCGCGCGACGCTGACCTTCCGCTATGACGACGGCCGCGCCCGCATCGCGGAGCAGATCATCGCCGTCGGCCGGAAGGACTTTCCGACGACCAGGCTCAAGGTCGCGCCGCGCTACGTCGAGCTGAGCCCGGAGGACCAGGCCCGGGCGACACGCGAAGCGGAGGAGACGGCTGAAATCTACGCGACGCTCACGCCTGAGGCGTACTGGCACGAGCCGTTCCAGTCGCCGCTGCCGGGCGTCGACGGCGGGCGCAACTTCGGGCACCGGCGGGTGTTCAACGGCCGGCCGCGCGCGCCGCATTCCGGCGCGGATCTCCGGGCCAGTGTCGGCACGCCCGTGCAGGCAGCCAACCGCGGCCGGGTCGTGCTGGCAAAGGAGCTCTTCTTCAGCGGCCACGCCGTCTTCCTCGATCACGGCCTCGGCGTGTACTCGGCCTACCTGCACCTGTCACGGATCGCAGTCGAGGTGGGAGACATGGTGGAGCGAGGGCAGGTCATCGGCCTCGCCGGCGCCACGGGCCGAGTCACCGGTCCGCACCTGCACTGGGGCGTCCGGGTGCTCGATGCTCGGGTGGACCCGTTCTCGCTGCTCGCGCTCGGCCGAACGCGCTGATCACGACGCGGCACCAAGTCGAATCTCGACGGCCGTGTAGGGGGCCTTGTCGGAGCTGACGCCCACGGCCACGCGATCGCCCGCCTTCACCTCGTCGAGCTTCACCCGCGTCGACCCGCGCATCACGCGCGTGCGGGCGTTCAGTGCGATCTCCACGTCGTTGCCGTCGCGATCGGTGATCGTCAGCTGTTCGGCCGACACGGCGGCCACGGTACCGAGCAGCCGCTTGTGGACGTGGCCGTCGTGCGCCGCGACGGCGCCCGCACAAAGCGAGAACAGCACGGTCAGCACGACGACGTTCAGGCGATGACGCACTTCGAGCCTCCAGTCTTCAGGTCAGTGAACGTGCCCCGCCTCCGGATCCTCGTCCGGCGGGTCGGGGCCGAGGAACTCCCGCATCTCCTCCTCGGCGCGCCACTCGGCGGGGCTACGCGGGTTGAGCTGCCGCATCTCCTCGATCTCCTCGTCGGTGATGGAGGGCAGGCGACGGATGAAGTGCACGAGCTCCCACGACGCGCGCTCGCTCTCGGGCGTGCCGCTGCCGAAGGCTGGCATGCCCGTCAGCCGGATGCCGTGCTCGATGAAGTAGAACAACTGCCCGTCGCTGAGCCGCTGCGTGCCGGGCGCGCGCATGTCGGGCGCGCGGGGGAACAGGCCGCGGCCGAGCGGCGTGTCGCCGCTGCCGTCGTTGGCGTGGCACGACGCGCAGTGATCGGCGAAATGGTGCCGCCCCGACGCGAGCACGTCGGCCGAGGCCTCGATCGGGTTGCCCGCGCGGCGCAGCGCTGAGGGCACGCTCCAGTCGCGGATGACACGCGCCACCGTGGCCTCGAGCCACGTCGGCGGGGCCTGCGCGCTGACACCGGAGCGCACGACCTGCACCACGCCAGCGACCGTCGCGAGCAGGACGACCGCCCCCACCGACGCACAGACCAAGACGGCGACCCGCCACAGCGCACGCATGGGATCCCTGGCCAGTATACCGGCTGTGGTCAGGTCTTGAAGTGTGGCGTTGTTCACGACCTGGCACCCCTGCCGGGCCCGCACGTAGGTCGCGAAGCGGACACGACCCGATACCGCAACGCGATCGCGCTCACGGATGAGTCGCCGGAGTGCACGCGCTCGAAGCCAGCCGGGTGTATCATGGGGGCACCGCAGACAGTCGTGAGTTTTGTGCCTCTCTTCGGGAGCGGAAGCCATGAGCCTCCCGCGCAGCGCACTCGCGTCGCTCGGCCTGGCCGCCCTCGTCGCTCACGCAACACGTCCAGTGCGCCGGTCACGACGGCACCCGACACCCCAACGCTCCACACGGGGCGCGTACGGTCGCGCGAGAAGAGTCATCTTGTCACGGCACTGGCGCCGGTGAATGACGGGCCCACGACACTCGCGGGGCTCCCCCGCACGGATGGCGACCATGAAGAAAAACGACGTCAAGCAGCGGCGCGAGCTGGGGATGGTGCTTCACGAGACGTTCCGTGGCACCTCCTCGATGATCGGTGAGGCCCACGGTCCGGTCGAGCAGCTGCGGGCGCTGGCCCGGGGGCTGTCGGGACAGGGGCCGCGCCTCCAGCACGTCGAGCCGGCGGCCACGGCAGCGCTGCTCGACCGGACGAGCGCCGCCGCCCAGGAAGCGGCCGCCGCTCTCTCGATCCTGGCGCACGAAGACGACCCGCGCGCCCGCGTGCGCACGGCGTTCCGACTCGTGAGCGGTCTCGACGACCTCTCGCAGGCGATCCTCACTGGAGCCCGCAGCGTGCCCGCAGGCGGCGATCGCGCCCCCGATTTCCGGATCGTGGCCGTCCACGCACAGGCGGGTCGACTGGCGTTCGCGCTCCAGGGTGCTGCCGACCACGTCCGCTTCGCGCTCGGCCTTGGGGCACTCGCGGCACCGCGCTTCGAGTTCCCGCGGCTCGGAGACTGCGGGTGCCACGGCACCGGACCGAGCCCTGCCGACGCCACCGCGCCTGGACCAGAAGACCAGGCGGGATTCTTCACCCTCAACGAAGCCGAGCTGACACTCGCTCTCTACGATCTCGAGGGGACGTTGAACGTGGCGCCACAGTTCTTCGCCGCTCTGGCGGAGGTGTTCATCGCTGTGCCCGTCGCGCTGCTCGTCTTCTGTCCCAACCTGTGTACGCCGGCCGTGGCGACGTTGGGCGCCCCTGCCGCCGGCGCCGTGGCCGCCACGAACAACGGGACCTCCTTTGTCCCGACCTTCGACGTCGTCTGGAGCGGCTGCTGTCCGTGCACGTGCTGCGTGGTGCTGACGCAGAACCGGATCGTGAGCGTCACCACCACGCACACCGTGGGCGGCGGAGCCATCCCGAACACCCGCCCGATTGGAACCGCGACGCGGCTGGCGGCCGCGACTCAGGCCGCGGCGATTCTGGCGTTCCCCGGGCCGCCACCGGCAGCGACGAGGCCGTTTGCTCCGGCACTCGTCGCGCCGGCCTGCCCGGGGTGCTGAGCGCGCTCGGCATGGCAGGCGCGCGACATCGCCAGAAAGCCGTCCGACGCGACCCGGCGAGTCGTTCGACGAGGTCGTGCTGCGTGCAAGGTGGCCCGAAGACACGGCGCCAGCTCGCTCGTCCTCAGGCGATGGTCAGATCTTGAGGATCACGGAGGCGGCGCGGTCGGCGGCGCCGGGCACCATGTCGAGGAACAGTTCCGGCTCGATGACCTCGACCTCCATCAAGCGCACGTCGTCTCGGTCGGCCACGATGTCGATGCGCGCAAACGCGGCGGGAGCCGGCAGGCAGGCGACGGCTCGTCTCGCCAGCGCGCGCACCGCGGCAGGCGCGGACTCCACGAGCACCGTGCCACCGTGCTCGTGCTGCACGCGGAAGTCGGACGCGCGAGCCCGCTTGCGTACGTCGTGGCTCCGCCGACCACCCAGGAAGACGACCGACCACTCCCCTTCGCGCAGGATCGCGGCCTGGAACGCCTGTACCATGGCCGGCCCGCGCGCGATGCCCGTGCGGCGCCGCGCCGTGCGATACGCGCTCGCCGAGACGACGGGCTTGACGACCGCGGACTCCCACCCGCGAGCGCGGCACACCGCTGCGATGTCCACCGTGTCGCCCTCGTCCAGCCACAGTGTCTCGGGTACCGGCAACCGGATGGCGTCGAGTTCCCGCAGGTACGTCTTGCGCACGTTCCAGCGGACGAGCGCGGGGGGATTCACGACCGACACGCCGGCGGCCTCGAGCGCGGCGACCCAGGCGAGGAACTCGTCGAGCCGGAGATGGTAGTCCCAGCAGGAGCGGATGACGACCAGGTCGTACGTGCGCCAGTCGACATCGGGCGCCGACCAGATCACAGGGGCCGGACGCGCGCCCTTCCGCCCCAGCGCGTCGAGCAACGCGAGGTCTCCCGGCGGGAGGTCGGCGAGCGAGCTGGCCAGGGCGATGCGCGGACCGTCCGGCCCACGGTGCCGAGGCCTCGCGCTGCCAGGTCGTGAAGCACGCCACACTCCAGGACCTGACCCCATCACCAGCGGCGCGGGCCGGCCTCGGCCTCTCGCACGATCTGCGCCGCGTCGTCTGGCAGCAGCAGTCGAGCATCGACGAGCCGCCTCGCCGCGTCAGCGACCGCCCGCGCGTACGTTTCCGAGGTTGGATACCGCTCCTCCACCGACAACCGGTCGTCGCGCCTCGCCTCTCGTTCGGCCCTCGTCCTGGCAAACGGCACGTGCGCACCGAGGACGCTGCAGAGCGCATTCTCGGCAAACCCCGCGGCGCGCAGGTTCCACCCGAGATGCGTGGCGGTGGGCGCCTGCAGCAGCGGGTGGCGAACGCCCGCGACGTTGTTCCCGTCGGCGTCCTTCGCGCCGACCAGAACCACGTACGCCGAGCTGATTTCCGCGGGCGGCTGCACGCCGAAGTCGAGCGCCCGCGGCTGCTTCACGAGGCCCTGATAGCGAAATCCGGGAATCGACGGAAACGCCGCGCGCGGGTGTGTCGGTGGTACCAGCGTGCCATCGGACACCAGCGGGAACCGGCTGTCGGGCGGCGGCGTGCCGTCGGTGATCCACTGGTCGAGCGCGGCGATGAGCGCGCGCACGTGCACCGCGTAGTTCAGCGGGTTCGTGAGCTGCTGGCAGATCCCGCGCGCCGGCGCGTCGGGCACCGCGTGCTCGTGCCCCGCCATCAGGTAGGCGC
Above is a window of Acidobacteriota bacterium DNA encoding:
- a CDS encoding M23 family metallopeptidase — encoded protein: MSRSALLSGAWLASLCVVALSVPPAAGPSGAGPASPPAAIEPPRDTIAVLRGQAIELVHPHEPELVAIEANWNRRGIPFVRQGERWFTVLGVDLDAKPGKHRATLTFRYDDGRARIAEQIIAVGRKDFPTTRLKVAPRYVELSPEDQARATREAEETAEIYATLTPEAYWHEPFQSPLPGVDGGRNFGHRRVFNGRPRAPHSGADLRASVGTPVQAANRGRVVLAKELFFSGHAVFLDHGLGVYSAYLHLSRIAVEVGDMVERGQVIGLAGATGRVTGPHLHWGVRVLDARVDPFSLLALGRTR
- a CDS encoding zinc ribbon domain-containing protein, with translation MIVRRRDESRPARTSEHRVCDACQTPALDEDQFCGRCGRRLPTKRDAPPKAAPTSQACASCGAPAQPDDRYCGACGATLTASTQRSRPRRPRRGASRRLAPAAKRTPVGPAGDDERAHSVAPEMPEPPSRSTTALSLAGVVVVLVGLVAARGCGQLLGDWLF
- a CDS encoding c-type cytochrome, with the protein product MRALWRVAVLVCASVGAVVLLATVAGVVQVVRSGVSAQAPPTWLEATVARVIRDWSVPSALRRAGNPIEASADVLASGRHHFADHCASCHANDGSGDTPLGRGLFPRAPDMRAPGTQRLSDGQLFYFIEHGIRLTGMPAFGSGTPESERASWELVHFIRRLPSITDEEIEEMRQLNPRSPAEWRAEEEMREFLGPDPPDEDPEAGHVH